From Methylomonas sp. EFPC3, a single genomic window includes:
- the smbP gene encoding small metal-binding protein SmbP: MKTLSSIILSALLLAATGALAEEHAATALEHANQAVTHGKAGHASVLVEHAEAALPHAKKGAEVAKGEAKTHLDAGVKSLESAIEHGKMGHADVATKAAEEAVEHIKAGNK; this comes from the coding sequence ATGAAAACGTTATCAAGCATTATCCTAAGCGCACTGTTGCTAGCCGCTACCGGCGCCCTTGCAGAAGAACACGCCGCCACCGCACTGGAACACGCCAATCAGGCCGTCACCCACGGCAAAGCCGGCCATGCCTCGGTATTGGTAGAACACGCCGAAGCCGCTCTGCCTCATGCCAAAAAAGGCGCCGAAGTTGCCAAAGGCGAAGCCAAAACCCATCTCGATGCCGGCGTCAAATCGTTGGAAAGCGCGATAGAACACGGCAAGATGGGCCATGCCGACGTTGCGACCAAAGCCGCCGAGGAAGCCGTCGAACATATCAAGGCCGGCAATAAATAA